The following is a genomic window from Episyrphus balteatus chromosome 1, idEpiBalt1.1, whole genome shotgun sequence.
actccaagaaattttgtttgttcgtagtcagggcgaggggcccctagctgaagtggggccccGAGCCgaatatctgaaaaaaatttgtagttcacataattaaaaaaatgtttcaagaaaattcattgatacatttttaaaaaattgttttttcaaagaaaaaaaaaaaactaagattaCCTTAACGCTTTCGTCCAAAAGAGTTCGTAGTTATTATAGGTATGTACTAATTAAAATACCGATATTTTTCGAAATATGATGATTTTTAAAGCCGCAATAACTTTAAACTGATCGTTCGTTTCGAAAAGGCTTTCATGGATTTTCACAACATTTATTGTAGGTAATATTTATATCTATAAAATATGCGGTTATTTTTGCctcttaacatttttttgtttttaagcctagtacgcagctaaagagaaacgaaaaatgtttaagtctccaaagtcaatagcttacacgttaaaaaaaaaatacaatcatgtattaaccctctgtcaGCACACGGGTTCGAATTTGacaggacaaaaatgaaaattggtcacagaaaagtgtctttataagggtgaaaatacattttttggaattgtgaatacagtattcaaattcctcggaaaattctacatcaatttcatatatgattctccataaaatagtgagaccgaaaaaagttcttgcgccatgaaaaagtataaaccaaattcgcaaaaaagaggtgtgcctacagagggttaagtcaaagttaaaataataaaaaaaaaattcaagaaaaaacatctgaaaataagttttaaaacaagaataaaaaaaaaaatcggtagatttcgttgtgctatttttgtatggaaattttcgtttcgctccCGCTGCATACTAAGctttaattgatattttgaaaactattaacgatacaaaatacatttatttatttagaaaattaaattacttctcctaggaataaaagtgtctcaataattttttcagaaaattactTTGTCTACATACAAGTTTGCTatacaatatttttcaattgcttTCACAGTTTAAAAGTTACACACAAAAAACCAATATTTTCGACATGTtaccttgaaaaaaaattataacgcaTCTACGATTCGCTTATGAACTCTTTGGTGTATTTGTATATTTCTCATGGCAAAATAAAgataattgcattaaaaaaaaaaatttcttttaatttttcctcagCAAATGTTTATTTTGCTTGGGCTAGATTAAGGTCTAATCATTTCACCAGAAACTAtcaaggggggaaatccctctggaaatttttatttttgcattaattttttttttgccttataaattcatttatcaaccgaaaaaactattttcagtggtctaagccttaaatgaagcctcaaatgccccaagatagtcccgaaacccatgcCCATTGAACCTACctcagtacgaaaacgaaaactttaaacgctttTTCCTCAAAACGCGCTtatttccgcgccgtgcaacgtaactcaaaaactaatgaagctatcgacttgaaataaattgcaaattactcattaatttattggccattgcatgaacctaaaagttttttttttacataaaatatttttttttacaatttgtttataaaaaaacattgtgttttttcgtttttttttgtctctaatttttattttacattttttttactaaatttaggttcatgcaatgcgtataaatatattttattggaaaaaaatttcttttttgattataaataattttctggacctggacattgcacggcgcaaactcaaagcgtcaactttaaagagctgtagagccgccattttgttttttttttgtacttcaaaaaaattgtatcaatactttataatgtcaataatatcacatactttcccaaatttcaataaatgctttcagttttccaaaaaaaattattgaaaaagctgtcgtccagagggatttccccccttaacacGTTTTAAGTAAGCACAGCACCTATTCGAAAACTTtattcataattttgttttgtaggtATAACTTGTATTAAGTACAACTCTTTGTTAAGAACCTAGATGCAACTAGTCCCAATAAAattacatatacaaattttcgaaaaaccgataggtacctactttaaaaTTTTACGAAACCCGTATCTGATTCATTAAATCGTAAAACTccctattaattatttttctatcATTTTGCCGCTCTGTTAgcagtaaaataataaattcgtTCTCATTTCTTctggtttatctttttattattCGTTTATTATATTTTACTTCTCGTATTTTATATGGCTTTTGTTGGTATAAAATATCAGACATCAATACCGGCAAAAGTATAAAGTTTCAAGCTGTTTTTCATCGATAACGCAAACGCAGAGAGCTCATTGAAGCTGTTCATCTTATGCTTTATCATTATAAACCAGTTAGAGGGCTAAATATGTGAAGTCTATCAACATCGATCTTTGCCTTTTCATTTAATCATTATTCATTTATCACTCATTGAAGAATTCTTGTGTGTGAACgatcatcaaaaaaattttaaaaaatacacaactcaatttaatttttatataaaaaaaactatatttttaaacttaaataaatttactgACAATACGAATAAAAATTACTACAAATAACATTAAACCAAGCGACTTATTAACACTCAATCCAGTAGCACCATTACACCCGTCAGTATCGCAGGTAAAAATACACGATCGGTATTCCATGACGTCACCTTTGTTTTGTACATAGTCACAATAGTTGCCCAAATCTTTGGATGAACAAAAACGTTTGGCCCCAATACCGCCCTCATACCGGCCAATATGTTTGATGCAATACTTGGCTCCATGCACATTTGAACAATCTTGTGGTTGGATATCGGGATCATCATACCGTTCGAACCATTCACCACATTGAAATGGACTGACAGTATCCGAAGTGTTACACACATAGCATTGAATGCTAAATGCTGtgtgaaaactcatacaaaagacaaaaagaaaaataaatattttgttcattttttagttttataaaaactttgtcAAAATCACTGAgataaaatagttttaaaagtttttaaataaacaaagtaAAAGTTTATAGATTTTTCAAGTTAATTGATCTTTTGTGTTATTTGTTTacgaaacacaaacaaaaaaaaaaaacgatccgCATTGACGTTTACACCAAGCTAGCGCGTCTCAAACTGAGCTCGAGCTGTGATCATGAATGTCGTTGAGTGAGATTTGGTATTGGTATTTGTATTTTCAATTCCGACTCAATCGCTTTGTTGTGTAGTGTAGTGTAGCGTGTAGGTACGGATTTTGCTTTTAGCGAACAGTGATGCCACTTTTTGGATTACAAAAAATACACTTATAGTAAATAGGGTCTTCAAGAATTGATAAGATATTACCTCtaaaatactttttgctcaacaacaaaaaattcaaaatatataaaatgtttaccttgttttttttttaaataatttgtttaactaaaatttttaaccCTCAGGCTAGTCACCTTAGACAACAAATACACTGCACTTAAGGATTTTTTGTATTACACATTTGAGAAAACTtttgaaacgaaaaatatttttgtaccgCTATTAacggcttttttttttggtttctgaatatctcgtacaagaataacccgatttaaaaaaaaaaaattatacaaaagcTTTTGAGTAAAACTATTATTGaacatttagaaaatttttggagttttaaaaaatatttcaagttttttttttttaatcaatttttttgtttgaaaacaggttggtgaaaaaattttaaaatttcggttttatgtgtaaattaattatttcttcaaaatggcatcccaacttgtttttaaaacattttagagaatttgtatacatattaaaaaattattaaaaaaaaacggctataacgattttcaaaaattttttataaaaattacttttcatacaagaaattaGATGgcatattttgttttgtgataaaaatcattaaatacgatgtttcattaattataaaaacagattttatgtatttttttacatcatcggaaattttttagtaaaagctTAAGAGCTACTTTTAGTATAAGAGAGAGTGCGTGCGACCCAGTGTAAAACAAAGTCCAACTCCAACTTTCATTCTTTCAGGCGATGATAAATCTTTGAGGTATCTTCATTTCTACCAACCAAGccaattgttattttttttatttttaacagcaTCATTTAAAGtatacaaataataaataagtaaagaCTTTAATCTTTGACGCTAAGTCACTGTATCAAATGTCAAgagtaatttaaatttatgcACATAGATACTATATGTACGTATAAACCGCAATGCACAGTGGTACCGGTTTCTAAGAAGGGCGGCCATAGGGGATTATGGTTaggatagcaacaaaatatacttgaatatgtgtgagaatatatttttttagcaataaaaaatgaattaatttaaaaacaattgttttataaagaaatcttgtatatatttaataacaaaatgtaaaaagaagccttgaatctacatacaaacaaatgataagttattttttaaaattatttatttggtttttttttcaatttcagtcatagtttttatgttacatttcagatttaaagcttgcttaatatcatatatttttataaaaatatgtgcaaaaacttaaggaaaacataaaaacttaaaaaaaaaaaatttttttgaaaaagttttaaatatgaaaaatatggataaaatttaaacaatgaGTGTGAAAGAGTCAGTCGTAGCCCGTCGCACTTATTCGCAGACAGATTCAATTGTTTAAGAAACTACACGTTCTagagaaaaattatttatgaatcatgtatttatattgatgacaacatagttaaaagtttcggtaaagtgagaagaaaaacaaaagtatggcatttgaacctgtccttttctagtctgttttttattgaaaattttaaataaaatagaattgtaaactctttaaataaagtacataccttcaactttaagttccataacaaaaaaaaaaaataattttaaccgaaaaatacactaaaaagtttaagttgattcgggaccaaaaataaagcattgaaatcagacttttttcgacaaattttcatggtcgatatgaaaagttccgttattttctcaaaatgtctgttatgctatcttaaagaataggctttttataacaaatataacgaaaaatgacGTCATTATATTGACATCGATATTTCGGCCTATGGCCTACTACGGAACCACTGTGCAATGGTGCATTgaatctgtttttgttttttaagttttactgTTAATAAATTTCACTTGCAGtcttgaaccaaaaaaaaaatttatataaaatacaaaaagttgcaaTTTTTGCATGACTTTATTTAAGTTATTCGGGTCATTGAagttgtttctttttatttcaatcgCATGATCGAGTAACTGGGTGaattaaagaagaagaaaaaaaatgtaagattCACTCAAATGCTACCATCAATCTATTGGAATCTCATTGTTATTGGTtttctttatgtatttttttttgctctagttatttattttgcaacaggaaaaagaaaaaaaattattgtttttgtatgtaCATCTAttctatacctacattattcaCATACTCATGCTAATATGCGTGTTAACCAAAATAATAactaaaccaatttttttttctttttatttacagGTAATTTTTTACTTCCTGAATAAGTATCTAATGCGCTTCATTTATTTAGTGTACCTTGTTAAAGAGTGAGTATTAACAAGTGAATAGAAATCGAAATAGATCTAAAAtcttaacaagaaaaaattacatcacAAAATTATATTAACTAGTCCAAATTGACTGGATGTGAAATAAGGACCTATACCTACTGTTTACAGTATATATATATGGAACTCTGTATAAAAGTGTTactgttatgtcaaaaaatctGCATGGCCATTGCTCTAGGAAATAGGAAGGAAAACGTCTAAGccttataaaaaattgaaacgaTTAAATTTATGCCATTTTTacacaaacatattttttgataacgattttgtttttccCATTCCAAAAGACCATATGAACATATGTTAAAGTGATACCACATATCCATAGAGCAAAACCCGGTTCCGATATAATTTGGTTTAGTACTACATAATTATACATCAAATTATTGTCAAATGTCTGCTGATtacactgcccaacacacaaaaattttccagaccgttgtttttcatttcttactaagtttagggtgctgattccaaaaatgatatgagtttttttctagcagctctagtttttaaattattcatacatgaaaattcatagaaattcatattttttgttaaatttttttttattaaaatttttttttttttgtatttttattttacttagatactgaaccgaaatacattacatttGAAACAAGATTTTCCAGCAAAACTTTTAAGGTCCATTtgcttcactcggagttgaacaaaacttgagaatttttgtattaaaaattctcaagttatgttcaactccgagtgaagaaaatggacctaaaacgcttgtaataatgaaatctaaaaaaaatagtatgaaatcaccccaaaaatgggaaaaactaaaatatctaaaaaaaatagagctcctagtaaaaaatgaatgtgatttttaggttaactgaccccaaatacattgagtttaatataatttttttctggaaaacttGAATAAAccctcaaaataagaaaaacttaaaaattagtattaatccagtcaaataagggtttaacctcggaatgaatgttagtagaaattttttttgctcaatatcttccttttgccattctataacatatctcaaaagtctagaaaaatctcatgtccgcttgtcgcgatttcaaggccaaatcgcgaaatggagattttcaaaattagcaaaaataggctatggtattatatacatatatgatacatgatttcaaggtattttttaatgctgattccaaaaaatctgaaatcaagacaatctgacgtctctggaaaaagttatacctgtttttcatctgtcaactcatat
Proteins encoded in this region:
- the LOC129906723 gene encoding U-scoloptoxin(05)-Sm1a, which produces MNKIFIFLFVFCMSFHTAFSIQCYVCNTSDTVSPFQCGEWFERYDDPDIQPQDCSNVHGAKYCIKHIGRYEGGIGAKRFCSSKDLGNYCDYVQNKGDVMEYRSCIFTCDTDGCNGATGLSVNKSLGLMLFVVIFIRIVSKFI